In Juglans microcarpa x Juglans regia isolate MS1-56 chromosome 8D, Jm3101_v1.0, whole genome shotgun sequence, the following are encoded in one genomic region:
- the LOC121242245 gene encoding uncharacterized protein LOC121242245, whose translation MVSGEPSSNENSIPTSETNRNSVTTPPSPTETPLIALNIAAQINEKLTPSTFPQWRAQFEALLIGYNLLEYVTGNHPCPSFLDPTITNPQKSHWIRQDKLILSAILASTTPTITPFIFAAKTSKEAWHKLHTMYGSKLRTHAMQLKEELTMIKKGKQTVQEYLHTVKALADEISLIDHPISEDDLTLYILNGLGSDFREIAAPSRLEASTQ comes from the coding sequence ATGGTATCAGGAGAGCCATCCTCTAACGAGAACTCGATCCCCACTTCTGAGACCAATCGTAATTCGGTTACGACACCACCATCCCCCACAGAAACTCCTCTCATTGCTCTCAATATTGCAGCccaaattaatgaaaaactcACACCCTCAACCTTCCCACAGTGGCGTGCCCAGTTTGAAGCACTGCTCATTGGGTATAACCTGCTTGAGTATGTCACTGGAAATCATCCCTGCCCATCTTTCCTTGATCCCACTATCACCAACCCACAAAAAAGTCACTGGATCCGCCAAGATAAGCTTATCCTCAGTGCCATTTTGGCATCTACTACCCCCACCATTACTCCTTTCATTTTCGCTGCCAAGACATCTAAAGAAGCATGGCACAAATTGCATACGATGTATGGGAGCAAATTGCGCACCCACGCTATGCAACTCAAGGAGGAGTTGACAATgataaagaaaggaaaacaaacagTTCAGGAATACCTGCATACTGTCAAGGCCCTTGCTGATGAGATCTCACTGATTGATCATCCTATTTCTGAAGATGATCTCACACTATACATTCTAAATGGACTGGGCAGTGATTTTCGTGAGATTGCAGCACCCAGTCGTCTAGAAGCTTCCACTCAATAG